TTGAACTGCCTAATACAGGACAAGCTATTGTTATTGATTTAGGTGAAGCCAAAGACATCCACCCACGTAATAAGCAAGAAGCAGCCAATAGGCTTGTTCGTCACCCATTGCTAAAAGATTATGGTTATCAAATGGCAGCAAACAGTCCTATGTATGACAGCTTTAAAATTATTGATAATAAGGTACAAGTCACCTTTAAAGATGTAAGCAGCAAGTTATATTCATTTGATACTAATACAGTATTAGGATTTTACATTGCCGGAAAAGATCAAAGATTTGTCAATGCCCAAGCTAAAATTATTGGTAAAAACAAAATTGAAGTTTTTGCCAAATCGGTTTCACACCCGGTTGCAGTAAGATACGGATGGGAAAATAATCCAGTGGTCAATTTGTACGATAAAATTGGACTGCCCGTCACCCCATTTAGAACAGATACTTGGCCTCTTCTGTCGCAAAAACAACAATAATCCAGAATAAATAAACCGAGAATGATTATGAAAATACAACAATACCTATTGCCCATTATAGGCCTAGCCATATTTACTTCATTAACAGTAAAAGCTCAAAATCGCCAGCCCACAACTAAAGCTAATTTATTACTGATCATTACTGATGAGCACAACTTCCGAACGTTAGGCGCCTATCGAGATTTACTGTCTAAAGACCAAGCATTAATGTGGGGGGACACAGTCGTCACCACACCGAACTTGGATTATCTCGCCAAAAATGGGGTTTTATTTAATAGTATGTATGCCTCTTCACCGGTTTGTAGTCCTTCACGTAGTTCGATGTTTACCGGTTTGTATCCACAAAATGCCGGCGTCCCTCAGAACAATTACATAATGAAACAAGATGTGCCGACTCTAGCAGACGTGTTAACCGAAAACGGTTATGAAACAGGATATGGTGGTAAATGGCATTTAAGTGGCGAGGATAAACCTGGCTGGGCTCCGAAACATAATTATGGATTTAAAGATAATCGTTTTATGTTTAATCGGGGTCACTGGAAAAACTTGAATATCAAATCAGATGGCACACCTTATGTGGTTGGGGGTGGCGATAACCCCAATTATGCAAGCAAAGCACAATCAGCAAATGATAAAACATTCACTACCGATTGGTTAACTAACCGAGCCATTGATTTTATTGATGAGCATAAAACCAAGCCGTTCTTTTATGTGCTCAGTTACCCTGATCCTCATGGTCCAGACAAAGTTCGTCCACCCTACGACACAATGTACGCCGATGTGAAATTCGAAATGCCTAAAACCTTCTATAAAAAAATCAAAGATACAGATCCTCTTTGGCAACAGACTGATCCTAAAAAACAACCAAAAAAAATGCAGGCATCACTACAGAATTATTTTGGTATGGTGAAACTATTAGACGACAACTTAGGCCGCCTTATA
The sequence above is a segment of the Paraglaciecola sp. L3A3 genome. Coding sequences within it:
- a CDS encoding sulfatase-like hydrolase/transferase, whose protein sequence is MKIQQYLLPIIGLAIFTSLTVKAQNRQPTTKANLLLIITDEHNFRTLGAYRDLLSKDQALMWGDTVVTTPNLDYLAKNGVLFNSMYASSPVCSPSRSSMFTGLYPQNAGVPQNNYIMKQDVPTLADVLTENGYETGYGGKWHLSGEDKPGWAPKHNYGFKDNRFMFNRGHWKNLNIKSDGTPYVVGGGDNPNYASKAQSANDKTFTTDWLTNRAIDFIDEHKTKPFFYVLSYPDPHGPDKVRPPYDTMYADVKFEMPKTFYKKIKDTDPLWQQTDPKKQPKKMQASLQNYFGMVKLLDDNLGRLISKLRNENLLDNTLLVFSSDHGDLLGEHHRINKGNPQEGSAKIPFVMHYPNGIKKGLVVHEAANTTDWMDTFLSLLAVKNYDPAITDGRDLTPLINKTTGTKWQDVTFVRIQGWVGAFSDRYKLVLSSAIKPAEPWLIDTFNDPDEVKNVIHLTENKTHVQALAKSLQEYGKQFKDPVVQEKYFQQQLAKLIDN